The DNA segment tttagacatcttagggaactctaacgatttgtcaaaatcagctgacagTTAGCTGCTGTGGGGCACACAAATCATTTCATTGGACCGGTGTGTGTTGAATTTTGTTTTGAGTACTTTCGCAGCTAATGAGAAAATGCCTGCTTTTTGTTGCGTAGTTAAGTGTGGAAGTAGAGGTGAAAGGGACGATGTAAAGTTTTTCAGATTACCCGCAGTtcgaaatttcaagaaaaaacggAATTGAATGAACTTGATTAGGAGGTCGAAGTGGTTATCTGCGATTAATCGAAAAGATTTCAGTGAAACCATCACGAAAAATGCAAGAATTTGTTCTAAAAATTTCATTGCAGGTATACAACTCGatatatttcattgaaagaagtgtaatttttcaacaaattaatAGGAAAGCCTGCTGATTTGGAGGATGACATCCAGATTGGGTTCCTTCATTGGAAATGGCATATTCTGGATCGGGAGATTAATCTGTAATATATAAAATGGACAGTTTCACCAGAATACAAAGAAGATTTGAAATTCAGGTACTTTACATATATTGTCAAAACTAATAAATGTTCTGAAGGTAAGTGGTGATTGATCAATAATAGTGATTACAATAGACCATGATCTTTTGGTTTTGTTTTTAGCCTTCTTTTTCTCTTTAGCCAGTTTCACTCAGGATTTTGAGATCTTATTGTATACACTGTTCTCGAATATCTTGGCAAAACCAGTggatgttatgccaatcatctTCGATTTCGAAACACCCTTTGAATGGGTCATAGCTGACTGTCCTAATGCAATAAGTTTCGTGAATCGTCTTGGCAAAAAGGCATCCACATGGTTTATTGATGGATCAAAATAAGAGACGGGCACCCATATTGGTGTATATGCACCTAAACTGAGTGTCTCTatgccctgggaagtgaaccctctattttacagaccgataCACTGGTTGTTTACGTTTGCCCTccggagtgtcttaaaatgaacctcaaagaggcgcatatctatatcaacACGGACAGCCTGGCCAAGCCGAgttccctggaatcacactgccagggatcGGTCCAGCAATGgtagttgaacaacagaatattctCTGGAggaacactcctggacttactaaGTCAAAGAAATTCATGATTATTTCACCTGCCTACACTAGAAAGCTGCTGGTGCTGTCACAAGCCAAGCTTCAGGTGacggtgggactgctgacagggcaatgtcggtacaaatatcatttgtaccataTGGGAATGTCAGCAGATGATATTtataggctctgtggatcagaagcagaaacagctgaacacggggtatgcaagtgtctagagctggctggcctaagaaccttATGAgaaaaccggtcctggatactcatgGGGTAACAGCCAAGgctcctaaggatgttgtcggtttcatcaacaccattgacgacctccttgggttcctacgAATTAGTacggtagagaacaaaagatctacatggtcgcagttcccgaaaggctaaccGAGCCACAACAACCCtgattcaaataataataataaatactgtccttttttatttttgattatttGTGACTGTAGCTTTTCAGAAAATTGGGCATGTGTGGTTTAGTATATAAAAGTAACGATTTGAATAAATTTAGGAACTTGTGCAAGAGGACTCCACTGCAATGACAGCAGAAAGTGCTGATGAACCGGAAGAAATGCCCAAGTTGAAGGAATCATTTGTACAAACAGATATGGATTGTGCCAAACTCAGCCTGTTGGTTACAGATTTGGAAATaaccaaaaaagaaaataaacttttgaaaatgaaaattatatctTTTGAATCCTTGAGGAATAATGATGAGAAATGTAGGTTCTATACAGGTCTCACTTCCTTCAAGGTTTTAAATGTAATTATTAAATGGATGAGACCCTTTTTATTACCCCAAGGTAAATTCAAATTGAACACAGAAAACCAAATTGTTTTGACGCTGGTGAAACTTAGGCTGGACTTGAAATTCCAGCAGCTTGGCTTTGCTTTTGGAGTACATCCATCGACTGTATCAAGTTGTTTCAAGAAAGTCGTCAGCATCATGAGCAGAAAACTGAAATCATTAATTGTTTGGCCTGACAGATCTAGCTTGATAAAAACAATGCCTGGTTGTTTCCAAAAATCCTTTGGAGACAGAATAAGTATTATCATTGATTGTTTCGAAAGTCACTGCCAAAGACCATCAGATCCCATGTCAGCTGCGATTACATGGTCATATTATAAAAATTCACAAACTGTGAAGTATTTAATAGGAATAACACCCCAAGGCTCAGTATCTTTTATAAGTGAAGGCTGGGGAGGAAGAGCTTCAGATAAGTTTATCACACAGCATTCGGAATTTTTGACTCATCTACACTGTGGAGACGTGCTTGCAGATAGAGGTTTCCTCATTAAAGAATTCGTTGAACTTTTCAATGCATCTGTAATCATACCAGCATTCACCAAAGGACTCAACCAAATACATCCTTCAgatttggaaaatacaagagccATTGCAAATGTAAGGATACAtgtggaaaaaattatttctttattgaaGCAGAAATTTACAATACTGGCAGGAAAAGTACCCATCAAACTTCTGGCAACTCGTGCAGATGTAGCTCTTCTTGATGATATTGTCAATGTATGTTGTGGCCTCATATTTATATGTCCACCTGTTATACCCCTAGATTAGGACAATTTCCTCCACCTGGTAGGCAGATGAAGTGaccaaaataattcaatatgtaCAGTTTTGTAatgatatatatatttttacagaATGTCCAGTCAAAGAGTCTTCCTCCATGCTACACTATGTGGATGGATGGGATTTCACAAGAACTGGAGCTGTTGATTTGAATGTTCTGTTTGTATATTTGTTGTTCAATGCGTAATATCTTTCACCATGGTGTTTTTTAGTCAGTAACAATCTGACACTACTAGCTGAGTCAGTGcaaggttgcgttcacaaacttactccgagggtagagtatgagtatggccatGCTCAGAGGGCATACtttgaggaactaaaagtacgtttgtgaactcttcgagtaatcagagcttactgcATGACTTGCtgagagtaagtttgtgaacgcaacccaaGAGTACAAACCCTCAGTTTGTCTTGTGTCTCTTGTGAGGTAGGATTTTCACAGGCGGCTGCCCACAGCACTTTCTGGGCAGATGACGTAAGATTTTTCACCacctaaaaaaaaaaagttttgggaggactctgcattttctgaaaatcttttgGGTTTTcactctgaaacaaaatcaattaaaaatttaaataataataataataataataatacagcagaacgacgaactttctgaaatatcagccgaggatattagacaagcccttaagaacaagaatgatttcacagcacccggaccagacggtattcagaactactggtggaagagctttccggctacacataaacacctggcaagattattcagcggaatgctgattcgccgtgagcccattccttcatggttggtggagggtaggacagtgctgataccaaaatcaggggacttagggcaacccaagaactatcgcccaatcacttgcctcaatacactgtacaagatactcacaagtgttattcaagatcgaattctgagggttattggaccagtgtgggacagtatctacgaacagaggggagcaaagaaaggagtgcaaggatgcaaggacaacttgctgatcgacaagagcgtatgcctagacgccagacattacaagcgcgacctacatacatcatggttagactacgcgaaagcatttgacacctcgccgcacgacctgatcatacggctattaaaaatgctgaaagtccaccctaacatcatccatgcgatagaaagcatcattgcgttgtggaaaacgaagtttgccatccgagcagagggacgaaccgtttatacgggatgggtgaggtacagaagaggagtgttccagggagattcgctaagcccgttattattctgcataacactcatgccactatcaattgagctgagggcaagcaaaataggatacaaggccggtccaccaggcagaagaaaccacctgatctcccatCTCATGTACGTGGACGACctgaaactctacgctccctccaggaccgcactacagcaactgttgaatatcgtttccgagtacacctctgcagtgggaatgtcatttggtttggacaagtgtgctgttttaaatctccgcaggggaagggttgatgatccaggagaagatatccaactggaagacggaatgacttttcgacgtctggaagacggagaaacttataagtttctcgggatgaaacagaggggagtactggagacaacccagataaaggacgccttatcagccagctacaagaagaagctgagagacatctggaaatcacagctgtcaggaaagaacaaagtatcagctacaaatatgctagccatcccgatacttacc comes from the Coccinella septempunctata chromosome 2, icCocSept1.1, whole genome shotgun sequence genome and includes:
- the LOC123306940 gene encoding uncharacterized protein LOC123306940, producing the protein MTAESADEPEEMPKLKESFVQTDMDCAKLSLLVTDLEITKKENKLLKMKIISFESLRNNDEKCRFYTGLTSFKVLNVIIKWMRPFLLPQGKFKLNTENQIVLTLVKLRLDLKFQQLGFAFGVHPSTVSSCFKKVVSIMSRKLKSLIVWPDRSSLIKTMPGCFQKSFGDRISIIIDCFESHCQRPSDPMSAAITWSYYKNSQTVKYLIGITPQGSVSFISEGWGGRASDKFITQHSEFLTHLHCGDVLADRGFLIKEFVELFNASVIIPAFTKGLNQIHPSDLENTRAIANVRIHVEKIISLLKQKFTILAGKVPIKLLATRADVALLDDIVNVCCGLIFICPPVIPLD